The genomic stretch ACGGTTTCGAAAATTTCAACCATGGGAATAGAGAAGCGTGCCATCTCCTCCGCTGTATATACTCGCTTTTTCCATACCAATGGTGGTCGTATTAACGTCACGTTTGCATCCTCCACCGCTTCAAAAATTCTAGGACAAGAGCCATACAAATTAAAGGCCCTGTTTCATTTGACCATACATAGTATACACTACATAACAAGGCATCTTCATCTCATCTGCGCCGATAGAATAGATTTTACCAGTGAAAACAGATACAATAAGGGCAAATGGTGCTGAAAGAGTTCAGGACACTGAGGAGGTTTTAGACAATGAAGTGGGGTCGCTTTTTGCTGGGCATGGCTGCCGGAGCCTTGGGAGGCTACCTGCTCTTCAAACGAACTCAGGATAGGCCCCTCTGCCCAGAAAAAATTATTGAGACACTGAAAAAACAATACAAGGAGCAAATGACTATTGTAGGCAGCTGGATTTATG from Caldalkalibacillus thermarum encodes the following:
- a CDS encoding PepSY domain-containing protein, coding for MKWGRFLLGMAAGALGGYLLFKRTQDRPLCPEKIIETLKKQYKEQMTIVGSWIYVEPRTEEMEGVQYRIYQCGLTGLVDGKPRYYEFKVDADTGHVLQVEN